A genomic window from Micromonospora violae includes:
- a CDS encoding FecCD family ABC transporter permease, producing MSTAVRRVATTPEPTLDATPTVTRPAPSVPARGTAAPPSRRGRRAARSAGLITAVALLVVIVVLSIAVGAKAMPLADVWSGLLHRDATEYAVVHKMRLPRTLLGLLAGTALGVAGAVMQALTRNPLADPGLLGINAGASAAVATAAAFLGVTAVGGHVWFALLGAAAVTALVYAVGGGRGATPARLALAGAALNATLYSYVSAVMLLDTASLERLRFWTVGSLANADSATVRRVLPFILVGLLVALGTARPLNALALGDDAARALGARPALIRAAVIVAVTLLCGAATAACGPIVFVGLLVPHLVRALTGPDLRWLLPYCAVLAPALLLGADVLGRVLGRPGELQVGMVTAVLGGPLFLWLVTRRPVAQP from the coding sequence TTGTCAACAGCGGTTCGCCGTGTCGCCACCACCCCGGAGCCCACACTGGACGCCACACCCACCGTCACCCGACCGGCACCGTCCGTGCCGGCCAGGGGTACGGCCGCACCCCCGAGCCGGCGTGGCCGCCGGGCCGCCCGGTCCGCCGGCCTCATCACCGCCGTGGCGCTGCTCGTGGTGATCGTGGTGCTCAGCATCGCGGTCGGCGCGAAGGCCATGCCGCTCGCCGACGTCTGGTCCGGGTTGCTGCACCGCGACGCCACCGAGTACGCCGTGGTGCACAAGATGCGCCTGCCCCGCACCCTGCTCGGGCTGCTCGCCGGCACCGCCCTCGGGGTGGCGGGCGCGGTCATGCAGGCCCTGACCCGCAACCCCCTCGCTGATCCCGGCCTGCTCGGCATCAACGCCGGTGCCTCCGCGGCCGTCGCCACCGCCGCCGCGTTCCTGGGCGTCACCGCCGTCGGCGGCCACGTCTGGTTCGCGTTGCTCGGCGCGGCGGCGGTGACGGCACTCGTCTACGCCGTCGGTGGCGGACGGGGTGCCACCCCGGCCCGGCTCGCGTTGGCCGGGGCGGCGCTCAACGCCACCCTCTACTCCTACGTGAGCGCGGTGATGCTGCTCGACACCGCCTCGCTGGAGCGGCTGCGCTTCTGGACGGTCGGCTCACTGGCCAACGCGGACTCCGCGACCGTCCGCCGGGTGCTGCCGTTCATCCTGGTCGGGCTGCTGGTCGCGCTCGGCACGGCCCGTCCGCTGAACGCGCTCGCGCTCGGCGACGACGCGGCCCGAGCCCTCGGTGCCCGGCCCGCGCTGATCCGCGCCGCCGTGATCGTCGCGGTCACCCTGCTCTGCGGCGCGGCGACCGCCGCGTGCGGCCCGATCGTCTTCGTCGGGCTGCTGGTGCCGCACCTGGTCCGCGCCCTGACCGGCCCGGACCTGCGCTGGCTGCTGCCGTACTGCGCGGTGCTCGCGCCCGCGTTGCTGCTCGGCGCCGACGTGCTCGGCCGGGTGCTCGGCCGGCCCGGGGAACTCCAGGTCGGCATGGTGACCGCCGTGCTGGGCGGCCCGCTCTTCCTGTGGCTGGTCACCCGCCGACCGGTGGCCCAGCCGTGA
- a CDS encoding FecCD family ABC transporter permease, whose amino-acid sequence MSVIRTPGGLSVRFRPRALGVGVGAALLAAGFGLVALGSGDYPMGPTDVLRTLTGGGTVAEQFIVYELRLPRLVTALLVGAALALAGTLFQSLVRNPLGSPDILGFTQGASTGALVVVVLGGSSLALAGAAVVGGLGTGLVIYTLAWRRGVHGYRLILVGIGVAAILTGVNGYLLTRAPLMDAARAVLWLTGSLDGRGWVNAGPLLAVLVVVAPLVLVGCAPALRMMELGDDAASAVGVPVRRLRLVLLAAAVLLVSFAAAAAGPVAFVALVAPHLAKRLTRAPGPNLLASMAVGAALLAGADLLAQRAFAGHQLPVGVVTGVIGGGYLVWLLAMERRAGRL is encoded by the coding sequence GTGAGCGTCATCCGTACCCCTGGGGGGTTGTCGGTGCGGTTCCGCCCCCGCGCGTTGGGTGTCGGCGTCGGCGCGGCGCTGCTCGCGGCGGGGTTCGGCCTGGTGGCCCTGGGCAGTGGTGACTACCCGATGGGGCCGACCGACGTGCTGCGCACGCTGACCGGCGGTGGCACCGTGGCCGAGCAGTTCATCGTGTACGAGCTGCGACTGCCCCGGCTGGTCACCGCCCTGTTGGTCGGTGCGGCGCTGGCTCTCGCCGGCACGCTGTTCCAGTCGCTGGTGCGCAACCCGCTGGGCAGCCCGGACATCCTGGGCTTCACCCAGGGCGCGTCGACCGGGGCGCTGGTGGTGGTCGTCCTCGGCGGCAGCAGCCTGGCCCTCGCGGGCGCGGCGGTCGTCGGTGGTCTCGGTACCGGCCTGGTGATCTACACGCTCGCGTGGCGGCGCGGTGTGCACGGCTACCGGCTCATCCTGGTCGGCATCGGGGTGGCCGCGATCCTGACCGGTGTCAACGGCTACCTGCTGACCCGGGCACCGCTGATGGACGCCGCCCGCGCGGTGCTCTGGCTCACCGGCAGCCTGGACGGGCGCGGCTGGGTCAACGCCGGGCCGCTGCTCGCCGTCCTGGTCGTCGTGGCGCCGCTGGTGCTCGTCGGCTGCGCCCCGGCGCTGCGGATGATGGAGCTGGGCGACGACGCGGCCAGCGCCGTGGGCGTGCCGGTACGCCGGCTACGCCTGGTGCTGCTCGCCGCCGCCGTGCTGCTGGTGTCGTTCGCGGCGGCCGCCGCCGGGCCGGTGGCCTTCGTGGCACTCGTCGCCCCGCACCTGGCGAAACGCCTCACTCGGGCACCCGGCCCGAACCTGCTGGCGTCGATGGCCGTCGGCGCGGCGCTGCTGGCCGGCGCCGACCTGCTGGCCCAACGCGCGTTCGCCGGGCACCAACTCCCGGTCGGCGTGGTGACCGGCGTGATCGGCGGCGGTTACCTGGTCTGGCTGCTGGCGATGGAACGCCGGGCGGGCCGGCTGTGA
- a CDS encoding ABC transporter ATP-binding protein — MRPGDSRLGGTALTLAYDQRTIAENLTVAVPDRSFTVIIGPNACGKSTLLRALSRMLRPSAGAVLLDGRDIHDLPARTVARTLGLLPQSSIAPDGISVAELVARGRYPHQGLLRQWSREDERVVDESMAATGVDDLADRAVDELSGGQRQRVWIAMALAQQTPLLLLDEPTTYLDIAHQIEILDLCARLHEEQGRTLVAVLHDLNHAARYATHLIAMRDGRVVAAGEPASVVTADLVAEVFGLPCRVIDDPETGTPLVIPAARRRAVEPA; from the coding sequence ATGCGACCCGGCGATTCCCGGCTCGGCGGCACCGCGCTGACCCTCGCCTACGACCAGCGCACCATCGCCGAGAACCTCACCGTGGCGGTGCCCGACCGATCCTTCACGGTGATCATCGGCCCGAACGCGTGCGGCAAGTCGACGCTGCTGCGCGCACTGTCCCGGATGCTGCGCCCCAGCGCCGGTGCGGTGCTGCTGGACGGGCGCGACATTCACGACCTGCCGGCCCGCACGGTGGCCCGTACGCTCGGCCTGCTGCCGCAGTCGTCGATCGCACCGGACGGCATCAGCGTCGCCGAACTGGTCGCCCGCGGTCGCTACCCCCACCAGGGGCTGCTGCGGCAGTGGTCGCGCGAGGACGAACGGGTGGTCGACGAGTCGATGGCCGCGACCGGGGTCGACGACCTCGCCGACCGGGCGGTGGACGAGCTGTCCGGCGGGCAGCGGCAGCGGGTCTGGATCGCCATGGCGCTGGCCCAGCAGACGCCCCTGCTGCTGCTCGACGAGCCGACCACGTACCTCGACATCGCCCACCAGATCGAGATCCTGGACCTCTGCGCCCGGCTGCACGAGGAGCAGGGCCGCACCCTGGTCGCGGTGCTGCACGACCTGAACCACGCGGCCCGCTACGCCACCCACCTGATCGCCATGCGCGACGGACGCGTGGTGGCCGCCGGGGAGCCGGCGTCGGTGGTCACCGCCGACCTGGTGGCGGAGGTGTTCGGGCTGCCCTGCCGGGTCATCGACGACCCCGAGACGGGCACCCCGTTGGTCATCCCCGCGGCCCGCCGCCGCGCTGTCGAGCCGGCATGA
- a CDS encoding penicillin acylase family protein, which translates to MNARRFRDPWGVPHLRADDPLALATAQGRVTAYDRAWQIEVERHRSRGTSAAFLGPDALGWDRFVRQVRLDDTARRCHTALDPATAEWVGAYVDGVNAGLAAGAARSPEFAATGLRPGRWEPWTPLAVWLGHHILFAGFPGKLWREHVARRLGPEAVDLFATDGPAVAGSNGWLLAAERTGTGAALLAGDPHRFLEDPGVYQQIRLACPEYDVVGLAVPGVPGIAHFGHTGKVAWAITNAMADYQDVYAERLRRDGTRVQALGPDGWRPAHRHVETIDVAGADPVQVEVVETDRGPVIAGGPDDETALSLRYPPRVRGDLGFAALPELLRARTVADIDHALRHWVEPVNVVQAADTAGGLLHRVAGAVPVRHPENGRRVVPGWDAAHSWQGWHAPMPRAEVVGRAVMANERGLAAPLGVEFAAGHRARRIAELLDAGSAWTAGELATVHTDTYLGAAGPLLTVLEGVTGLGPAAAALRERLLRWDRRMAADSTDAAAYATLRAAVVRRIAAHPALAELAEPPAYPEVFAPWLALTPRVGYALEHLLGATPLPGVDVTALVGAAAEEVAGAAAEEVPWGDLHRLVSWRALPGSDAGPGPRLDGDHDCVLATSSVPGVTHRCFRGPAARFVWDLACRADSRWVVPLGACGVPGDPHHDDQSAAWLAGDLLPVSTDWEQLTEERD; encoded by the coding sequence ATGAACGCCCGGCGGTTCCGCGATCCGTGGGGGGTGCCGCACCTGCGGGCCGACGACCCGCTCGCCCTCGCCACGGCCCAGGGCCGGGTGACCGCGTACGACCGGGCCTGGCAGATCGAGGTGGAACGGCACCGGTCCCGGGGCACCAGCGCGGCGTTCCTCGGCCCGGACGCGCTCGGCTGGGACCGGTTCGTCCGGCAGGTCCGGCTCGACGACACCGCACGGCGCTGCCACACGGCACTGGACCCGGCGACCGCCGAATGGGTGGGCGCCTACGTCGACGGCGTCAACGCCGGTCTCGCCGCCGGGGCGGCCCGGTCGCCGGAGTTCGCCGCCACCGGGCTGCGCCCGGGCCGGTGGGAGCCGTGGACGCCGCTCGCGGTCTGGCTGGGCCACCACATCCTGTTCGCCGGGTTCCCCGGCAAGCTCTGGCGCGAGCACGTGGCGCGGCGGCTCGGGCCGGAGGCGGTCGACCTGTTCGCCACCGACGGGCCGGCCGTGGCCGGCAGCAACGGGTGGCTGCTCGCCGCCGAGCGCACCGGCACCGGGGCCGCGCTGCTCGCTGGCGACCCGCACCGGTTCCTGGAGGACCCCGGCGTCTACCAGCAGATCCGGCTGGCCTGCCCGGAGTACGACGTGGTCGGGCTGGCGGTGCCGGGTGTGCCGGGCATCGCGCACTTCGGCCACACCGGGAAGGTGGCCTGGGCGATCACCAACGCGATGGCCGACTACCAGGACGTGTACGCGGAGCGGCTGCGCCGCGACGGCACCCGGGTGCAGGCGCTCGGCCCGGACGGCTGGCGTCCGGCGCACCGCCACGTCGAGACGATCGACGTGGCCGGTGCCGACCCGGTCCAGGTCGAGGTGGTGGAGACCGACCGTGGCCCGGTGATCGCCGGCGGGCCGGACGACGAGACGGCGCTGAGCCTGCGCTACCCGCCCCGGGTCCGGGGTGACCTCGGTTTCGCGGCGCTCCCGGAGCTGCTTCGCGCCCGGACCGTGGCCGATATCGACCACGCGCTGCGGCACTGGGTGGAGCCGGTCAACGTGGTGCAGGCGGCGGACACCGCCGGTGGGCTGCTGCACCGGGTCGCCGGGGCGGTGCCGGTCCGGCACCCGGAGAACGGCCGGCGGGTGGTCCCCGGCTGGGACGCCGCGCACTCCTGGCAGGGTTGGCACGCGCCGATGCCCCGCGCCGAGGTGGTCGGGCGGGCGGTGATGGCCAACGAACGCGGGCTGGCGGCGCCACTCGGAGTGGAGTTCGCCGCAGGGCACCGGGCGCGCCGCATCGCCGAGCTGCTCGACGCGGGTTCGGCCTGGACGGCCGGCGAGCTGGCCACCGTGCACACCGACACGTACCTGGGCGCGGCCGGGCCGCTGCTGACCGTGTTGGAAGGCGTGACCGGGCTCGGCCCGGCCGCCGCCGCGCTGCGCGAACGGCTGCTGCGCTGGGATCGCCGGATGGCTGCCGACAGCACGGACGCGGCGGCCTACGCCACACTGCGGGCGGCCGTCGTACGCCGGATCGCCGCCCACCCGGCCCTGGCCGAGCTGGCCGAGCCGCCCGCGTACCCCGAGGTCTTCGCGCCCTGGCTGGCGTTGACGCCGCGCGTCGGTTACGCGCTGGAGCACCTGCTCGGCGCGACCCCGCTGCCCGGTGTGGACGTCACCGCGCTGGTGGGCGCGGCGGCCGAGGAGGTCGCCGGCGCGGCGGCCGAGGAGGTGCCCTGGGGGGACCTGCACCGGCTGGTGTCGTGGCGGGCCCTGCCCGGCTCGGACGCCGGGCCCGGCCCCCGGCTCGACGGCGACCACGACTGCGTGTTGGCGACCTCCAGCGTGCCCGGGGTCACCCACCGGTGCTTCCGAGGGCCGGCGGCGCGTTTCGTCTGGGACCTGGCCTGTCGTGCGGACAGCCGCTGGGTGGTCCCGCTGGGCGCCTGCGGGGTGCCCGGGGACCCGCACCACGACGACCAGAGCGCCGCGTGGCTGGCCGGGGACCTGCTGCCGGTCAGCACAGACTGGGAGCAGCTCACCGAGGAACGGGACTGA
- a CDS encoding S8 family serine peptidase, with protein MALSHRRRRTGLIALGAALTLAAGFTPPGAGAAAAPPNNPHRPAGQPPAAAGRVSTVTLITGDTVTVTTSADGSTVSTVRRPDGSTPSFHRTVRDGDTYVYPDAALSYVTSGVLDRQLFNVTDLIADGYDDAHTDALPLIVTMTDAAARNRTRPALDGAELVRPLDSVQGAALTRQRATADRFWAALTAGSAARRTGDAPTLANGIAKVWLDGRVHADLAESTAQIGAPAIWAEGNTAAGVDVAVLDSGADAEHPDLVGQIAGSSSFVPSEPDILDYKGHGTHVASTIAGTGAASGGAERGVAPGARLHVGKVLNSEGSGQNSWIIAGMEWAAREQKARVVSMSLGGEATDGSDPMSQAVERLSAETGALFVIAAGNSGPATIGSPGAADSALTVGAVDNTDHLADFSSQGPRAGDGGLKPEITAPGVDILAARSHFVRGGSGDYTLMSGTSMATPHVAGTAALVAAAHPDWTGQRIKEALVSTVKATPEYTPYQAGAGRVDAVAAVHATVFATPSAYSGFQAWPQQPGRTVDRTVTYTNVGSAPVVLKLALDAATAPEGLFTLSADRVTVPTGGTATVTLTAAYDKLPVEKQVSGMIVATDEAGSVRGRTLIGAGKEGQRQNLTLVAKDRDGKPLVGKVILTADTLFTAVDLPESGTATLRLPVASWNGWISADVRGVHGPHSKGMAMLSFTDVFLDRDRTVTLDARAARQVQARVPQEATASALRMDIHRSTKNGLTESQVLPDDSYDSMWALPTSRPVTDGEFEFGARWRLEQPALTVSAGGRSYDDLRVKRATPALPAGRRDLDAVYVADASAAGLAKRPVRDRAVVVRRSDSVDIATQAQAAAAAGAKLLLVVNDGVGRLQPWDEAAWSPESPAPVTVATLGADEGGQLIAALERGPVRLTVESHPETTYLYDVAHHWTGTVPADPTYRPTKRQLARVDVEFRNYRQGKALEFRTDVWRGWASSNQEPAPAQGRRTDWVSADQRWIDDAFIAGETGQHLQAVTTYPAGKPSAVTWFGPIQRPRMGGGYVPLRYLDTVYLPAPGWGDGGGHIGEAYANYDMVNRTTLYQGDQELNWGNAEYLQVSGLASQRLPYRLVVENDRAAWTNPYSRQTRTEWGFGSAATGEESAEVLPMIQLDYQVDIDSAGRAARRAPLTVVASHLPDVTGTIGAVTVEVSYDDGATWQKQRLTRHGDGWRTTLAAPAKAGFVSLRTTARDAAGNTVDQRITRAFGLR; from the coding sequence GTGGCTCTGTCTCACCGGCGCCGCCGAACCGGGCTGATCGCCCTCGGCGCCGCCCTCACCCTGGCGGCCGGGTTCACCCCACCCGGCGCGGGAGCGGCCGCCGCGCCGCCGAACAACCCCCACCGCCCGGCGGGTCAGCCTCCGGCCGCCGCCGGACGCGTGTCCACCGTCACCCTGATCACCGGTGACACGGTCACGGTCACCACCTCGGCGGACGGCAGTACGGTGTCGACCGTGCGCCGCCCGGACGGCAGCACCCCGAGCTTCCACCGCACCGTGCGCGACGGCGACACCTACGTCTACCCGGACGCGGCGCTGTCCTACGTCACCAGCGGCGTGCTGGACCGGCAACTGTTCAACGTCACCGACCTCATCGCCGACGGCTACGACGACGCGCACACCGACGCGCTTCCGCTGATCGTCACGATGACCGACGCCGCCGCCCGCAACCGCACCCGTCCCGCCCTGGACGGTGCCGAGCTGGTCCGACCGTTGGACAGCGTGCAGGGCGCGGCGTTGACCCGTCAGCGCGCCACCGCCGACCGGTTCTGGGCAGCGCTCACCGCCGGTTCGGCGGCCCGTCGTACGGGCGACGCCCCGACTCTGGCCAACGGCATCGCGAAGGTCTGGTTGGACGGCCGGGTACACGCCGACCTGGCCGAGTCCACCGCGCAGATCGGCGCGCCGGCGATCTGGGCCGAGGGCAACACCGCCGCCGGTGTCGACGTAGCGGTGCTCGACTCGGGCGCGGACGCCGAGCACCCCGATCTGGTCGGCCAGATCGCCGGATCCAGCAGCTTCGTGCCGAGCGAGCCCGACATCCTCGACTACAAGGGCCACGGCACGCACGTCGCCTCGACGATCGCCGGCACCGGCGCCGCGTCCGGTGGCGCTGAGCGGGGTGTGGCCCCCGGTGCCCGGCTGCACGTCGGCAAGGTGCTCAACAGCGAGGGCAGCGGCCAGAACTCGTGGATCATCGCCGGGATGGAGTGGGCGGCCCGCGAACAGAAGGCCCGGGTCGTCAGCATGAGCCTGGGCGGTGAGGCCACCGACGGCAGCGACCCGATGAGCCAGGCGGTCGAGCGACTGAGCGCCGAGACCGGTGCCCTCTTCGTGATCGCCGCCGGCAACAGTGGCCCGGCCACCATCGGCAGCCCGGGTGCCGCCGACTCGGCGCTGACCGTGGGCGCGGTCGACAACACCGACCACCTCGCCGACTTCTCCAGCCAGGGCCCGCGCGCCGGCGACGGCGGGCTCAAGCCGGAGATCACCGCCCCCGGTGTGGACATTCTGGCGGCCCGCTCGCACTTCGTGCGGGGCGGCTCCGGGGATTACACGCTGATGAGCGGTACGTCGATGGCCACCCCACACGTGGCCGGCACGGCCGCGCTGGTCGCCGCCGCGCATCCGGACTGGACCGGGCAGCGCATCAAGGAGGCGTTGGTCAGCACGGTCAAGGCCACCCCCGAATACACCCCGTACCAGGCGGGTGCCGGCCGGGTCGACGCCGTCGCCGCCGTGCACGCCACCGTCTTCGCCACCCCGAGCGCCTACTCCGGCTTCCAGGCGTGGCCGCAGCAGCCGGGCAGGACCGTCGACCGTACGGTCACCTACACCAACGTGGGCAGCGCGCCGGTCGTCCTGAAGCTGGCCCTCGACGCGGCCACCGCACCGGAGGGCCTGTTCACGCTCTCCGCCGACCGGGTCACCGTGCCGACGGGCGGCACCGCCACCGTGACGCTGACCGCCGCGTACGACAAGCTGCCGGTGGAGAAGCAGGTCAGTGGCATGATCGTGGCCACCGACGAGGCGGGCTCGGTGCGCGGCCGGACCCTGATCGGGGCCGGCAAGGAGGGCCAGCGGCAGAACCTGACGCTGGTCGCCAAGGACCGGGACGGCAAGCCGCTCGTCGGCAAGGTGATCCTCACCGCCGACACCCTGTTCACCGCCGTGGACCTGCCCGAGAGCGGCACCGCCACGTTGCGGCTGCCGGTGGCGAGTTGGAACGGTTGGATCTCCGCCGACGTGCGCGGCGTGCACGGACCGCACTCCAAGGGCATGGCGATGCTCAGCTTCACCGATGTGTTCCTGGACCGGGACCGTACCGTCACCCTGGACGCGCGCGCCGCCCGCCAGGTGCAGGCCCGGGTGCCGCAGGAGGCGACGGCCAGCGCGCTGCGGATGGACATCCACCGGTCCACGAAGAACGGTCTCACCGAGAGTCAGGTGCTGCCCGACGACTCGTACGACAGCATGTGGGCGCTGCCGACGAGCCGACCGGTCACCGACGGCGAGTTCGAGTTCGGTGCCCGGTGGCGACTGGAACAGCCGGCGTTGACGGTCTCCGCGGGCGGTCGCTCGTACGACGATCTGCGGGTGAAGCGGGCGACCCCGGCGCTGCCGGCCGGTCGTCGCGACCTGGACGCTGTCTACGTCGCCGACGCGTCGGCGGCGGGGCTGGCCAAGCGGCCGGTCCGGGACCGGGCCGTGGTGGTGCGCCGCAGTGACAGCGTGGACATCGCCACCCAGGCGCAGGCCGCCGCGGCCGCCGGGGCGAAGCTGCTGCTGGTGGTCAACGACGGTGTCGGTCGGCTGCAACCGTGGGACGAGGCGGCGTGGAGCCCGGAGAGCCCGGCCCCGGTGACCGTGGCGACGCTCGGCGCCGACGAGGGTGGGCAGCTCATCGCCGCGCTGGAGCGCGGCCCGGTGCGGCTCACCGTCGAGTCGCACCCGGAGACCACCTACCTGTACGACGTGGCGCACCACTGGACCGGCACGGTGCCGGCCGACCCCACCTACCGGCCGACGAAGCGGCAGTTGGCCCGGGTCGACGTGGAGTTCCGCAACTACCGGCAGGGCAAGGCGCTGGAGTTCCGCACCGATGTCTGGCGCGGCTGGGCGTCGAGCAACCAGGAGCCGGCCCCGGCGCAGGGCCGGCGAACCGACTGGGTGAGCGCCGACCAGCGGTGGATCGACGACGCGTTCATCGCCGGGGAGACCGGTCAGCACCTGCAGGCGGTGACGACGTACCCGGCCGGCAAGCCGAGCGCCGTCACCTGGTTCGGGCCGATCCAGCGACCCCGGATGGGCGGCGGCTACGTGCCGCTGCGGTACCTGGACACCGTCTATCTCCCCGCGCCCGGGTGGGGCGACGGGGGCGGCCACATCGGTGAGGCGTACGCCAACTACGACATGGTCAACCGGACCACCCTCTACCAGGGTGACCAGGAGCTGAACTGGGGTAACGCCGAGTACCTCCAGGTCTCCGGGCTGGCGTCGCAGCGACTGCCGTACCGGCTGGTGGTGGAGAACGACCGGGCGGCCTGGACCAACCCGTACTCCCGGCAGACCCGCACCGAGTGGGGCTTCGGCTCGGCGGCCACCGGGGAGGAGTCGGCCGAGGTGCTGCCGATGATCCAGCTGGACTACCAGGTGGACATCGACTCCGCCGGTCGGGCGGCACGGCGGGCACCGCTGACCGTGGTCGCCTCCCACCTGCCCGACGTCACCGGCACGATCGGTGCGGTGACCGTCGAGGTGTCCTACGACGACGGGGCGACCTGGCAGAAGCAGCGGCTGACCCGGCACGGCGACGGCTGGCGTACCACGCTGGCCGCACCGGCGAAGGCCGGCTTCGTGAGCCTGCGCACCACCGCGCGGGACGCCGCGGGCAACACCGTGGACCAGCGCATCACCCGGGCGTTCGGCCTGCGCTGA
- a CDS encoding bifunctional 4-hydroxy-2-oxoglutarate aldolase/2-dehydro-3-deoxy-phosphogluconate aldolase has translation MTTPDFDHIFGGARVMAILRGLPVAETVRLAERAWDLGIDVVEVPVATADAVPALRAAVEAGAERDRIVGAGTVLDVEQVAAAADAGARFTVAPGLDLAVADAAAARGLPHLPGVATPTEAQQALRHGLTWLKAFPAISLGPAWFKAVAGPLPQARFVATGGLDASNAGAFLQAGVRVVAVGSALSDENQLDRLSALTRPSL, from the coding sequence ATGACCACACCGGACTTCGACCACATCTTCGGCGGCGCGCGGGTGATGGCGATCCTGCGCGGCCTGCCGGTCGCCGAGACCGTTCGGCTCGCCGAACGTGCCTGGGACCTCGGCATCGACGTGGTGGAGGTTCCGGTGGCCACCGCCGACGCGGTGCCGGCGCTGCGGGCCGCCGTCGAAGCGGGGGCCGAACGCGACCGGATCGTCGGCGCCGGCACGGTGCTCGACGTCGAACAGGTCGCCGCGGCCGCCGACGCGGGCGCCCGGTTCACCGTCGCACCCGGCTTGGACCTCGCGGTCGCCGACGCTGCCGCCGCGCGCGGACTGCCGCACCTACCCGGAGTGGCCACCCCCACCGAGGCCCAGCAGGCGCTGCGGCACGGCCTCACCTGGCTCAAGGCGTTCCCCGCGATCTCCCTCGGCCCGGCCTGGTTCAAGGCGGTGGCCGGCCCGCTGCCGCAGGCGCGCTTCGTTGCGACCGGCGGCCTGGACGCGAGTAACGCGGGAGCGTTCCTGCAAGCCGGCGTACGCGTGGTAGCAGTCGGCTCAGCCCTGTCCGACGAAAACCAGCTGGACCGCCTGTCAGCCCTAACCCGCCCATCCCTGTAA
- a CDS encoding sugar kinase has product MPTHPRPDQASVPAGSVPVEVAAVGETMVVLCPAPGEPLEHAERVAVSVGGAESNVAGYLARLGHRTTWVSRVGDDPFGRAVVRHVAAAGVRVDQVCVDPAAPTGLYVKDPRPEGTAVHYYRAGSAAARMDPATLADPALAGARVLHLSGITPALSASCRAMVEHAVADRPLPHALVSFDVNHRARLWPAEQAAPVLRDLANRCDLVFVGQDEAETLWGVTDPTAVRELLPGPGTVVVKDGAVGATALLRDTGPVFVPAPRVTVVEPVGAGDAFAAGYLAGLLRDLDPVRRLRLGHLVAAQALTSSGDNAPVPPWAWFEKLIDAPADAWSPLDLTDLGATT; this is encoded by the coding sequence ATGCCGACCCACCCACGACCTGACCAGGCGAGCGTCCCGGCCGGCTCGGTGCCGGTCGAGGTGGCCGCGGTGGGGGAGACGATGGTGGTGCTCTGCCCCGCGCCAGGTGAGCCGCTGGAGCATGCGGAGCGGGTCGCCGTCTCGGTCGGTGGGGCCGAGTCCAACGTGGCCGGTTACCTCGCCCGCCTGGGACACCGGACGACGTGGGTGAGCCGGGTCGGCGACGACCCCTTCGGTCGGGCCGTCGTCCGGCACGTCGCCGCCGCCGGCGTCCGCGTCGACCAGGTGTGCGTGGACCCGGCCGCCCCCACCGGCCTGTACGTCAAGGACCCCCGCCCGGAGGGGACCGCCGTGCACTACTACCGGGCCGGCTCGGCGGCCGCCCGGATGGACCCCGCCACGCTGGCCGACCCGGCGCTGGCCGGTGCCCGGGTGCTGCACCTGTCCGGGATCACCCCGGCGCTCTCCGCCTCCTGCCGGGCGATGGTCGAGCACGCGGTGGCCGACCGGCCGCTGCCGCACGCGTTGGTCAGCTTCGACGTCAACCACCGGGCCCGGCTGTGGCCCGCCGAGCAGGCCGCGCCCGTGTTGCGTGACCTCGCCAACCGCTGCGACCTCGTCTTCGTCGGGCAGGACGAGGCGGAAACCCTCTGGGGCGTCACCGACCCGACGGCCGTCCGTGAGCTGCTGCCCGGCCCGGGAACGGTGGTGGTCAAGGACGGCGCGGTGGGTGCCACCGCCCTGCTCCGTGACACCGGGCCGGTCTTCGTGCCCGCTCCCCGGGTGACGGTGGTGGAGCCGGTCGGCGCCGGGGACGCGTTCGCCGCCGGCTACCTGGCCGGGCTGCTCCGCGACCTCGACCCGGTGCGACGGTTGCGCCTCGGCCACCTCGTCGCCGCGCAGGCGCTGACCAGCAGCGGCGACAACGCCCCGGTCCCACCATGGGCCTGGTTCGAGAAGCTGATCGACGCCCCCGCCGACGCCTGGTCGCCGCTCGACCTGACCGACCTGGGTGCGACGACCTGA